The genomic window CTATCACACGGCCAAACAGCTCGTGGAGATCATCAGGCGGGAACTTCGCCGTCAAGGCAAGGAAAATGAGTTCGATCAAGATAGGGCCGACGAAGCCGTTCTCGCTGCCCTGCTGCACGACGTCGGGCATGGTCCCTTCAGCCACGCTTTCGAACATGCGCAAAAGGCACGAGGCATCAACAAGAGGCATGAGAAGTGGACAGCCGAAATCATCACCAACCCCAACGGCAAGATATCGCGGATTCTCGGTGAAGATCGCGCCCGGCGCATTGCTGACATGCTGCAGGCGGAAGACCCGCAGGATATCTACCACGCCGTGTTTTCGAGTTCGTTCGATGCCGACCGCCTAGATTACGTTCAGCGCGACCGCATGATGACCGGCACGCATGCCGGCCATATCGATTTCGATTGGCTTCTGGATAATCTGCGTGTACGAGAGATAAATCTCGGACCACCTGAGGATGAGGAAACAAGACAGGCGCCGACATTCTGTTTCGACCCGCGGGCACGCCCGGCAGCCGAACAGTTCCTTCTCGCACGCTACACCCTTCATGAGCAGGTCTATTTCCACAAGACCACCCGCGCGATGGAGGAGGTCATAAAGAGGCTCTTCCGCCGCCTGGGGGAACTGGCCGAATCATCTCCGGAAGCAACAGGGCTTCCGAAAGATCACCCCATTTTGAGATTTTTCACATCAGATCGGAACGATATCGAATCCTACCTGGCTCTGGATGATTTTCTGATCATTTCGTCGCTGCCTTTGCTCTACAGTGCAGAGGATGATGTCATTCGTGACATGGCATGCCGTCTGCGTAATCGCACACCCCCGAAGCCCTTGTGTGTGGGAACTGAATTTGGTAGCGACCAGGGCAGACAGCGAAGGGTCGTTGAAAGAATAAACGAAAAATTTCACTCCGAGATTAAAAGTCCATATAGAAAGGTCGCAGAAGATCAAATAAAATTATCTATATATTCTACTGTAGGGGAAGATGAAGAAAGGGCATTCAAGAAAATCCACATTATAGATGGGCAGAAACGTGCGAAAGAAATAGCGAATG from Gammaproteobacteria bacterium includes these protein-coding regions:
- a CDS encoding HD domain-containing protein — its product is MGGGFRGKRIRDPVHGLIVFEQGNKRDELAWELLNTPEMQRLRRIRQLGVSEFVFPGATHSRFAHSLGVYHTAKQLVEIIRRELRRQGKENEFDQDRADEAVLAALLHDVGHGPFSHAFEHAQKARGINKRHEKWTAEIITNPNGKISRILGEDRARRIADMLQAEDPQDIYHAVFSSSFDADRLDYVQRDRMMTGTHAGHIDFDWLLDNLRVREINLGPPEDEETRQAPTFCFDPRARPAAEQFLLARYTLHEQVYFHKTTRAMEEVIKRLFRRLGELAESSPEATGLPKDHPILRFFTSDRNDIESYLALDDFLIISSLPLLYSAEDDVIRDMACRLRNRTPPKPLCVGTEFGSDQGRQRRVVERINEKFHSEIKSPYRKVAEDQIKLSIYSTVGEDEERAFKKIHIIDGQKRAKEIANEGISRLIWSMADKPKELIRYYFYDESTREEARKLAGGRRR